A genome region from Anolis carolinensis isolate JA03-04 chromosome 6, rAnoCar3.1.pri, whole genome shotgun sequence includes the following:
- the LOC103280822 gene encoding integrin alpha-L isoform X1 produces the protein MFFSFLLDILRATITYSVQSDAAQSMPRLTFENESPTIRKDIRLGRMTRCIKESLQAPACLDDTFSPVVLKANFSGEGSPDTRELRPIIHPETNFSAEIEVPFKQDCGPDEICVSDLRVSFNFSGSRGLNLSPKFILNLTVKLENVGETAYEPGLSFYYPPVLSFQGASVLQSNWRLSPACQMHGSQGNSSTRHSSCSFRPPTLKKGIQAFLKFSFRSSRRDSWHDKFASVTIRAHSQNENDTRTLSDNEATGSLPVLHPVNVIIKGVESTTYLNFSTEIPQRKTLTHTYVVQNDGPNSTPVNVTFELSSETKLGFFWNVTLTHSNMTDKFCTPLITPRMQLKTKKIKGPIKRGCPETATCTRFLCRFTSLSPEEKVNFSFSGEFYRKEDTSKLDSQKFHLLSEASVFVDETRFFQIHLGKFNFSQISTEVELISPFNPVPIIIGSVVGGILLLAILVAVLYKVGFFKRKRIPQVDETTMTPVAPSEEAPPPSSSS, from the exons atgttcttttcttttttactagATATTCTGCGGGCAACCATCACCTATTCTGTCCAGTCTGATGCAGCCCAATCTATGCCACGTCTTACATTTGAGAATGAGAGCCCTACCATCCGTAAGGACATCCGTCTTGGAAGGATGACAAGATGTATCAAGGAGTCCCTCCAGGCTCCG GCCTGCCTGGATGACACCTTCTCTCCAGTTGTGTTGAAGGCAAACTTTTCCGGTGAAGGGTCACCCGATACCAGGGAACTACGCCCAATCATCCACCCGGAAACAAACTTTTCTGCTGAAATTGAG GTTCCCTTCAAGCAAGACTGTGGCCCTGATGAAATTTGTGTGTCTGATCTTCGGGTCTCCTTCAACTTTTCAGG ATCCAGAGGTCTTAATCTGAGTCCAAAGTTCATACTAAATTTAACGGTGAAACTGGAAAATGTGGGAGAGACGGCGTACGAACCAGGCCTTTCCTTTTATTACCCCCCTGTTTTGTCTTTTCAAGGGGCTTCAGTTCTTCAG TCAAATTGGCGCCTGTCCCCAGCTTGCCAAATGCATGGATCTCAAGGGAACTCATCCACCCGCCACAGCTCTTGCAGTTTTAGACCCCCAACTCTCAAGAAAGGcattcag GCTTTCCTCAAGTTTTCCTTCCGCTCTTCCAGACGTGACTCCTGGCATGACAAGTTTGCATCTGTCACCATTCGAGCCCACAG TCAGAATGAGAACGACACTCGTACCCTAAGTGACAATGAGGCTACAGGTTCCCTGCCTGTGCTACATCCAGTCAACGTCATTATTAAGGG GGTTGAGTCTACCACCTACCTCAATTTCTCTACAGAGATCCCACAAAGGAAAACCCTTACACACACCTATGTG GTTCAAAACGATGGCCCAAACTCCACCCCAGTCAATGTGACCTTTGAACTCTCCTCAGAGACTAAGTTGGGCTTCTTCTGGAATGTGACCCTAACTCACAGTAATATG ACGGACAAGTTCTGTACGCCATTGATCACCCCCAGGATGCAGTTAAAGACTAAGAAGATCAAAGGACCAATTAAG AGAGGATGTCCAGAGACAGCTACATGCACCAGATTTCTTTGCCGGTTTACCAGCCTCTCTCCAGAAGAGAAGGTCAATTTTAGCTTTTCTGGGGAATTTTACAGAAAGGAGGATACTAGTAAG CTGGACTCCCAGAAATTTCATCTTCTCAGCGAAGCATCTGTGTTTGTTGACGAAACCAGGTTTTTCCAGATTCATCTTGGGAAATTCAATTTTAGCCAG ATCAGTACTGAAGTAGAGCTGATTTCTCCTTTCAACCCTGTTCCCATCATCATTGGCAGCGTTGTTGGTGGGATCTTGCTCTTAGCCATTCTGGTGGCTGTCTTGTATAAG gTTGGATTCTTTAAACGGAAACGCATCCCCCAGGTGGATGAAACCACAATGACCCCAGTTGCCCCAAGTGAAGAGGCTCCTCCACCTTCAAGTAGCTCCTAA
- the LOC103280822 gene encoding integrin alpha-M isoform X2, with protein sequence MFFSFLLDILRATITYSVQSDAAQSMPRLTFENESPTIRKDIRLGRMTRCIKESLQAPACLDDTFSPVVLKANFSGEGSPDTRELRPIIHPETNFSAEIEVPFKQDCGPDEICVSDLRVSFNFSGSRGLNLSPKFILNLTVKLENVGETAYEPGLSFYYPPVLSFQGASVLQSNWRLSPACQMHGSQGNSSTRHSSCSFRPPTLKKGIQAFLKFSFRSSRRDSWHDKFASVTIRAHSQNENDTRTLSDNEATGSLPVLHPVNVIIKGVESTTYLNFSTEIPQRKTLTHTYVVQNDGPNSTPVNVTFELSSETKLGFFWNVTLTHSNMTDKFCTPLITPRMQLKTKKIKGPIKRGCPETATCTRFLCRFTSLSPEEKVNFSFSGEFYRKEDTSKLDSQKFHLLSEASVFVDETRFFQIHLGKFNFSQISTEVELISPFNPVPIIIGSVVGGILLLAILVAVLYKMEIRTYVASHHYNMIKKTKSSQRGRTHRHCH encoded by the exons atgttcttttcttttttactagATATTCTGCGGGCAACCATCACCTATTCTGTCCAGTCTGATGCAGCCCAATCTATGCCACGTCTTACATTTGAGAATGAGAGCCCTACCATCCGTAAGGACATCCGTCTTGGAAGGATGACAAGATGTATCAAGGAGTCCCTCCAGGCTCCG GCCTGCCTGGATGACACCTTCTCTCCAGTTGTGTTGAAGGCAAACTTTTCCGGTGAAGGGTCACCCGATACCAGGGAACTACGCCCAATCATCCACCCGGAAACAAACTTTTCTGCTGAAATTGAG GTTCCCTTCAAGCAAGACTGTGGCCCTGATGAAATTTGTGTGTCTGATCTTCGGGTCTCCTTCAACTTTTCAGG ATCCAGAGGTCTTAATCTGAGTCCAAAGTTCATACTAAATTTAACGGTGAAACTGGAAAATGTGGGAGAGACGGCGTACGAACCAGGCCTTTCCTTTTATTACCCCCCTGTTTTGTCTTTTCAAGGGGCTTCAGTTCTTCAG TCAAATTGGCGCCTGTCCCCAGCTTGCCAAATGCATGGATCTCAAGGGAACTCATCCACCCGCCACAGCTCTTGCAGTTTTAGACCCCCAACTCTCAAGAAAGGcattcag GCTTTCCTCAAGTTTTCCTTCCGCTCTTCCAGACGTGACTCCTGGCATGACAAGTTTGCATCTGTCACCATTCGAGCCCACAG TCAGAATGAGAACGACACTCGTACCCTAAGTGACAATGAGGCTACAGGTTCCCTGCCTGTGCTACATCCAGTCAACGTCATTATTAAGGG GGTTGAGTCTACCACCTACCTCAATTTCTCTACAGAGATCCCACAAAGGAAAACCCTTACACACACCTATGTG GTTCAAAACGATGGCCCAAACTCCACCCCAGTCAATGTGACCTTTGAACTCTCCTCAGAGACTAAGTTGGGCTTCTTCTGGAATGTGACCCTAACTCACAGTAATATG ACGGACAAGTTCTGTACGCCATTGATCACCCCCAGGATGCAGTTAAAGACTAAGAAGATCAAAGGACCAATTAAG AGAGGATGTCCAGAGACAGCTACATGCACCAGATTTCTTTGCCGGTTTACCAGCCTCTCTCCAGAAGAGAAGGTCAATTTTAGCTTTTCTGGGGAATTTTACAGAAAGGAGGATACTAGTAAG CTGGACTCCCAGAAATTTCATCTTCTCAGCGAAGCATCTGTGTTTGTTGACGAAACCAGGTTTTTCCAGATTCATCTTGGGAAATTCAATTTTAGCCAG ATCAGTACTGAAGTAGAGCTGATTTCTCCTTTCAACCCTGTTCCCATCATCATTGGCAGCGTTGTTGGTGGGATCTTGCTCTTAGCCATTCTGGTGGCTGTCTTGTATAAG atggaaatcaGGACATACGTGGCCAGCCACCACTACAATATGATCAAGAAGACAAAAAGTTCTCAAAGAGGAAGAACTCACAG ACACTGTCACTGA